Proteins encoded in a region of the Nitrospirota bacterium genome:
- a CDS encoding ABC-type transport auxiliary lipoprotein family protein has translation MRTIQGQLLTWMGIGFAALALTGCLSLSHDAQPIHTFILGSDRSAEVAAAPVRKPGTGTLVVNVPVAQPGFETPRMAYTQRPYEVRYYATHQWADSPARMLTPLLIQALEQTGYWRAVVSVPTSVRGDHRVEIDQLELVQTFLQTPSQVRLVLRVQVIKLPEYLVLGTRLFDAVEGTSTDDAYGGAVAANRAADLLLRKVAGWLSGCVAGSQESGCSR, from the coding sequence ATGAGGACGATACAGGGACAGCTCTTGACATGGATGGGAATCGGGTTCGCCGCGCTGGCGCTGACCGGCTGTCTGTCTCTCTCGCATGATGCGCAACCGATCCATACGTTCATCCTGGGCTCGGACCGTTCGGCAGAGGTGGCCGCTGCCCCGGTAAGGAAACCAGGAACCGGGACTCTCGTCGTCAATGTGCCGGTGGCGCAGCCGGGGTTTGAGACGCCGCGGATGGCCTATACACAACGGCCCTATGAAGTGCGCTATTACGCGACCCATCAATGGGCGGACTCCCCGGCCAGGATGTTGACTCCTCTCCTGATTCAGGCGTTGGAACAGACGGGTTATTGGCGAGCCGTTGTCTCAGTGCCGACATCCGTGCGCGGAGACCATCGTGTGGAGATCGATCAGTTGGAACTCGTACAGACCTTTCTGCAGACACCGAGTCAGGTGCGCCTTGTGTTGCGCGTACAAGTGATCAAGCTGCCGGAATATCTGGTGCTCGGCACCCGCCTGTTCGATGCGGTTGAAGGGACGTCAACCGACGATGCGTACGGTGGGGCGGTCGCCGCAAACCGGGCAGCCGATCTGCTGCTGAGGAAGGTGGCCGGTTGGCTCAGCGGTTGTGTGGCGGG